A genomic region of Rhizomicrobium sp. contains the following coding sequences:
- the lpxI gene encoding UDP-2,3-diacylglucosamine diphosphatase LpxI (LpxI, functionally equivalent to LpxH, replaces it in LPS biosynthesis in a minority of bacteria.), translated as MSALGIIAGGGELPRAIAESAREAGRGVFVVALELAGDWVNGFPHDRSSMGLVGKTLGLLRAHDCKDVVFAGYVSRPNFFKLRYDLKGLSWFLPVLWAMRRGDNTLLDAMVFLFEREGLSIKSIDSIAPWLQIGEGPLGKVAPTPEDERDVAIAIAAARAQGARDVGQAVVVRDGKIVAIETKDGTDAMLTKLGRLPPGRGVLVKALKPIQDRKTDLPAIGVATVRNAAACGLAGIAIEAHTALVLGRAAVTEAADALGLFVVGVPTKS; from the coding sequence GTGAGCGCATTGGGCATCATCGCGGGCGGGGGCGAGTTGCCGCGTGCCATCGCCGAAAGCGCGCGCGAGGCCGGGCGCGGCGTCTTCGTCGTCGCGCTCGAATTGGCCGGCGACTGGGTGAACGGCTTTCCGCACGACCGCAGCTCGATGGGCCTGGTCGGAAAAACCCTCGGCCTGCTTCGCGCGCATGATTGCAAGGATGTCGTGTTCGCGGGCTATGTCTCGCGCCCGAACTTCTTCAAGCTGCGCTATGACCTCAAGGGCCTGTCCTGGTTTCTGCCGGTGCTCTGGGCGATGCGGCGGGGCGACAACACGCTGCTCGACGCCATGGTCTTCCTGTTCGAGCGCGAGGGCCTGTCGATCAAGAGCATCGACAGCATCGCGCCCTGGCTCCAGATCGGCGAAGGCCCGCTCGGCAAGGTGGCGCCGACGCCGGAAGATGAAAGGGACGTCGCGATCGCCATCGCCGCGGCGCGCGCGCAGGGCGCTCGCGATGTCGGACAGGCGGTCGTCGTGCGCGACGGGAAGATCGTCGCCATCGAGACGAAAGACGGCACCGACGCGATGCTGACGAAGTTGGGCAGGCTGCCGCCCGGCCGCGGCGTCCTCGTCAAGGCCCTCAAGCCGATCCAGGATCGCAAAACCGATCTTCCCGCCATCGGCGTCGCGACGGTGCGGAACGCCGCCGCCTGCGGTCTCGCCGGCATCGCCATCGAGGCGCATACCGCGCTGGTGCTGGGCCGCGCCGCCGTGACCGAGGCCGCCGACGCGCTCGGCCTGTTCGTGGTCGGGGTGCCGACGAAATCATGA
- the lpxA gene encoding acyl-ACP--UDP-N-acetylglucosamine O-acyltransferase codes for MAVHPTAIVEDGAKIGAGVEIGPFCLVGREAILGDGVRLLSHAVVKGSTEIGARTVVHPQAVLGGEGQIRGNDFDGKLIVGADCVIREGVTMSCGGRRGGGITTVGNNGYFMAMSHVGHDCHVADDVTFTNAAVLGGHSEIGQGVILGGLSAVQQFCRVGKGAMIGGISGVNRDVIPYAMAFGDHIELAGLNLIGLKRRGLSREVINAMRAAFRLIFKGAEGDVEKRARDAKLKWPNVREVAEIADFILADHKQPLALYRRRGGAED; via the coding sequence ATGGCGGTTCATCCGACCGCGATCGTCGAGGACGGCGCGAAAATCGGCGCGGGCGTGGAGATCGGCCCGTTCTGCCTGGTCGGCCGCGAGGCCATACTGGGCGACGGGGTGCGGCTTCTCTCTCATGCTGTCGTCAAGGGCAGCACCGAGATCGGCGCCCGCACCGTGGTCCATCCCCAGGCCGTGCTCGGCGGCGAGGGCCAGATCCGCGGCAATGATTTCGACGGCAAGCTGATCGTCGGCGCCGATTGCGTGATCCGCGAAGGCGTCACCATGAGCTGCGGCGGCCGGCGCGGCGGCGGCATCACGACGGTCGGCAACAACGGTTACTTCATGGCGATGAGCCATGTCGGTCACGATTGCCACGTCGCCGACGACGTGACCTTCACCAACGCCGCGGTCCTTGGCGGCCATTCCGAGATCGGGCAGGGCGTCATCCTGGGCGGGCTCTCCGCCGTGCAGCAATTCTGCCGCGTCGGAAAAGGCGCGATGATCGGCGGGATCAGCGGCGTCAACCGCGACGTCATCCCCTATGCCATGGCATTCGGCGATCACATCGAGCTCGCGGGCCTCAACCTGATCGGCCTGAAGCGCCGCGGCCTGTCGCGCGAGGTCATCAACGCCATGCGCGCCGCCTTCCGGCTGATCTTCAAGGGCGCCGAGGGCGATGTCGAAAAGCGCGCCCGGGACGCCAAGTTGAAGTGGCCGAACGTGCGCGAGGTCGCCGAGATCGCCGATTTCATCCTCGCCGACCACAAGCAGCCGCTCGCGCTCTATCGCAGGCGCGGCGGCGCCGAAGACTGA
- the fabZ gene encoding 3-hydroxyacyl-ACP dehydratase FabZ, which produces MGEQGRSELVLDVEALKKLIPHRAPFLFVERLTDIVPFESANGFKAVSFNEPHFAGHFPQFAVMPGVLIVEALAQTAGALVVHSLALDKTPNVFFMGIDKARFRKPVVPGDVLRLHVRALQHRGPVWKFEGKAYVGEALCAEGEFSAMIRTDVSG; this is translated from the coding sequence ATGGGTGAGCAAGGTCGGTCGGAACTGGTCCTGGATGTGGAGGCGCTGAAGAAGCTCATTCCGCATCGCGCGCCATTTCTTTTCGTGGAGCGGCTGACGGACATCGTGCCGTTCGAAAGCGCCAACGGGTTCAAGGCGGTCTCGTTCAACGAGCCGCATTTCGCCGGCCACTTCCCGCAATTCGCGGTGATGCCGGGCGTCCTGATCGTCGAGGCGCTGGCGCAGACCGCCGGCGCCCTCGTGGTCCACTCGCTGGCGCTCGACAAGACTCCCAACGTCTTCTTCATGGGCATCGACAAGGCGCGCTTCCGCAAGCCCGTCGTTCCCGGCGACGTGCTGCGCCTGCACGTCAGGGCGCTGCAGCATCGCGGTCCGGTCTGGAAGTTCGAGGGCAAGGCCTATGTCGGCGAGGCGCTGTGCGCCGAAGGCGAATTCAGCGCGATGATCCGCACCGACGTCTCGGGCTGA
- the lpxD gene encoding UDP-3-O-(3-hydroxymyristoyl)glucosamine N-acyltransferase: MADPRFYDNRGPFALGEVCKAVDAALPAGADARARIGDLASLAGAGPDHLSFFAGGGHGADLAQSSAGFCFVPEKTARPLQLRPGTTAIPCASVQHAFAAAARLFYPDSSLVAWSQQTAVDPSATIGARVVLGPGVVIGPGAEIGDGTRIGPNTVIGRGVTVGRACEIGSNCTISNAYIGDEVLILPGAQIGQPGFGFASGAAGHIKIPQIGRVIVQDRVEIGACTAIDRGALGDTVIGEGTKLDNLIQIGHNTHIGRHNILVAQSGIAGSCEFGDFVIIGPQVGIADHVKIGSGARVAARSASQPGIEYAGGQDYGGAPLRPVREWIREMHALTKLAKKPKSDSHG, translated from the coding sequence ATGGCCGATCCACGCTTCTACGACAATCGCGGTCCGTTCGCGCTCGGCGAAGTGTGCAAGGCCGTCGATGCGGCGCTGCCCGCGGGCGCCGATGCGCGCGCCAGGATCGGCGACCTCGCAAGCCTGGCCGGCGCCGGCCCCGATCATTTGAGCTTTTTCGCGGGCGGCGGCCATGGCGCCGATCTGGCCCAGAGCTCGGCCGGCTTCTGCTTCGTGCCGGAGAAGACGGCCAGGCCGCTCCAGCTACGGCCCGGGACGACCGCCATTCCCTGCGCTTCGGTGCAGCACGCCTTCGCCGCCGCGGCGCGATTGTTCTATCCGGACTCGAGCCTGGTTGCCTGGTCGCAGCAGACGGCGGTCGATCCCTCCGCCACCATCGGCGCGCGCGTCGTGCTCGGCCCGGGCGTCGTGATCGGCCCCGGCGCGGAGATCGGCGACGGCACGCGGATCGGTCCCAACACCGTCATCGGGCGCGGCGTGACGGTCGGCCGGGCCTGCGAGATCGGCAGCAATTGCACGATCTCCAACGCCTATATCGGCGACGAGGTTCTGATTCTTCCCGGCGCCCAGATCGGCCAGCCGGGCTTCGGCTTCGCCTCCGGCGCGGCTGGACATATCAAGATTCCGCAGATCGGCCGGGTCATCGTGCAGGACCGGGTCGAGATCGGCGCCTGCACCGCGATCGATCGCGGCGCGCTGGGCGACACCGTGATCGGCGAGGGCACCAAGCTCGACAACCTCATCCAGATCGGCCACAACACCCATATCGGCCGCCACAACATCCTGGTGGCGCAGTCGGGCATTGCCGGAAGCTGCGAATTCGGCGATTTCGTCATCATCGGCCCACAGGTCGGCATCGCCGACCACGTCAAGATCGGCTCCGGGGCGCGGGTGGCGGCCCGTTCGGCTTCGCAGCCCGGAATCGAGTATGCCGGGGGCCAGGATTACGGCGGGGCGCCGCTTCGCCCGGTCCGCGAATGGATCCGCGAAATGCACGCATTGACGAAACTCGCAAAGAAGCCGAAATCTGACAGCCATGGGTGA
- a CDS encoding OmpH family outer membrane protein: MKLTSHIVRLGAAVIVLAGLSQAALAAPPGPPPQGAPMPRILLVDRAEVLSRSNAGVSIMTQVRGMIASAQNGLKARDLALQKEGQALQQQIAILAPAVKNAKIKAFNDKRNALQADLQKQQSLIQGGLLAARTQALNALKPVLQKIMIERGGNLLLDRNAALEWLPAFDVTGLAIQRLNQVLQTVKVVPTPLPENAGPPQ; this comes from the coding sequence ATGAAGCTCACATCGCACATCGTCCGCCTGGGCGCGGCGGTCATCGTCCTCGCCGGACTTTCGCAAGCCGCCCTTGCGGCGCCTCCCGGCCCGCCCCCGCAGGGCGCGCCCATGCCGCGCATCCTGCTGGTCGACCGCGCCGAGGTCCTCAGCCGGTCGAACGCCGGCGTCAGCATCATGACCCAGGTCCGGGGGATGATCGCCTCGGCCCAGAACGGCCTGAAGGCCCGCGACCTCGCGCTCCAGAAGGAAGGCCAGGCGCTGCAGCAGCAGATCGCCATCCTGGCGCCCGCCGTGAAGAACGCGAAGATCAAGGCCTTCAACGACAAGCGCAACGCGCTCCAGGCGGACCTGCAGAAGCAGCAGAGCCTGATCCAGGGCGGCCTGCTCGCGGCGCGCACCCAGGCGCTGAACGCGCTGAAGCCGGTCTTGCAGAAGATCATGATCGAACGCGGCGGCAACCTTCTGCTCGACCGCAACGCGGCGCTCGAATGGCTGCCCGCCTTCGACGTCACCGGACTGGCGATCCAGCGGCTCAATCAGGTGCTGCAGACGGTGAAGGTCGTTCCGACGCCGCTGCCGGAGAACGCGGGCCCGCCGCAATAG
- the bamA gene encoding outer membrane protein assembly factor BamA: MSHITLFARFVRAAPALALGLAVGGPGALAQTPPSSPGAPPPSAPATPAQAPQLIQRIVVNGTQRIEPSTVISYITLRQGDIFNEQTVDLALKTLYQTGLFADVKIRFDGTTLTINVVENPIINQIDFEGNSKVSQKDLEKEVQLKPRTVFTRSKVQADVQRIIELYRRNGKFAASVDPQIIQRPQNRVDLIFSISEGPSTGVARINFIGNHVFDDDTLKAQVATEESDWYKFLSTNDNYDPDRLTFDREMLRRWYVSHGYADFRVVSAVAELTSDRKSFYITFTVDEGAKYKFGKVDIDSSIRELTARDLRPLIKIQPGDIYNADLIQKGIDALTNAAGTKGYAFAEVHPRIARDRDHNTIDVILKIDQGPRVYIEKINIVGNNRTLDKVIRREFRLVEGDAFNRVLVDRSRTRIRALGFFKDVSVKNAPGSQPDRTNLTVTVTEQSTGELSLGAGYSSTSSFVGEFSYTERNLFGRGQYLRASIQLSTISKQYQISFTEPYFLDKPLNAGIDLYKIVTDYTQAGYEGDTTAAGFRFGFPTSEYGSVGLRYTYAINRILPYGNAPQQVIAAAGTTKTSEISYSFVYNTLDDPIKPTKGMVFSLSQDFAGLGGSLKYLRSQSSIAFYHPIFNDSLVGSLNLQTGYITGFDGQNIPIQERFFKGGDSFRGFAQAGIGPRDIAVPSNSSAVGGNFYAIGTAQLKLPSFLPDSYGVQTALFSDFGTLGHLDLPLGPCTTTTCVRDNLALRASAGLAVAWKSPFGPITIDLGVPFLKTSYDRAQIIYFSAGTGL, from the coding sequence ATGAGCCACATCACCCTGTTCGCCCGATTTGTGCGTGCGGCTCCGGCGCTGGCCCTGGGGCTTGCCGTCGGCGGGCCGGGCGCGCTCGCCCAGACCCCGCCCTCCAGCCCCGGCGCGCCGCCCCCGTCGGCGCCGGCCACGCCGGCGCAGGCGCCGCAACTGATCCAGCGCATCGTCGTCAACGGCACCCAGCGCATCGAGCCGTCGACGGTGATTTCCTACATCACGTTGCGCCAGGGTGACATCTTCAACGAGCAGACCGTCGATCTCGCGCTCAAGACGCTCTACCAGACCGGCCTCTTTGCCGACGTGAAGATCCGCTTCGACGGCACGACCCTCACGATCAACGTGGTCGAGAACCCGATCATCAACCAGATCGATTTCGAGGGTAACAGCAAGGTCAGCCAGAAGGACCTCGAAAAGGAAGTCCAGCTCAAGCCGCGCACCGTCTTCACGCGCTCGAAGGTCCAGGCCGACGTCCAGCGCATCATCGAGCTCTACCGCCGCAACGGCAAATTCGCGGCCTCCGTCGATCCGCAGATCATCCAGCGGCCGCAGAACCGCGTCGACCTGATCTTCTCGATCAGCGAGGGTCCGTCGACCGGGGTGGCGCGCATCAACTTCATCGGCAACCACGTCTTCGACGATGACACGCTGAAGGCCCAGGTCGCGACCGAAGAGAGCGACTGGTACAAATTCCTCTCGACCAACGACAATTACGATCCCGATCGTCTGACCTTCGACCGCGAAATGCTGCGGCGCTGGTATGTCAGCCACGGCTATGCCGATTTCCGCGTCGTCTCGGCGGTCGCCGAGCTCACCTCCGACCGCAAGTCGTTCTACATCACCTTCACGGTCGACGAGGGCGCCAAGTACAAATTCGGCAAGGTCGACATCGATTCCAGCATCCGCGAGCTGACGGCCAGGGACCTGCGTCCGCTGATCAAGATCCAGCCCGGCGACATCTACAACGCCGACCTGATCCAGAAGGGCATCGACGCGCTCACCAATGCCGCCGGCACCAAGGGCTATGCCTTCGCCGAGGTCCATCCGCGCATCGCCCGCGACCGCGACCACAACACCATCGACGTCATCCTGAAGATCGACCAGGGGCCGCGCGTCTATATCGAGAAGATCAACATCGTCGGCAACAACCGCACGCTCGATAAAGTCATCCGCCGCGAATTCCGCCTGGTGGAAGGCGACGCCTTCAACCGCGTGCTGGTCGACCGTTCGCGCACCCGCATCCGCGCGCTCGGCTTCTTCAAGGACGTCTCGGTCAAGAACGCGCCCGGCAGCCAGCCCGACCGCACCAACCTCACGGTGACGGTGACGGAGCAGTCGACCGGCGAATTGTCGCTCGGCGCCGGCTATTCCTCGACCAGCTCCTTCGTCGGCGAGTTCAGCTATACCGAGCGCAACCTGTTCGGCCGCGGCCAGTACCTGCGCGCCAGCATCCAGCTCTCGACCATCTCCAAGCAGTATCAGATCAGCTTCACCGAGCCCTATTTCCTCGACAAGCCGCTGAACGCCGGCATCGATCTCTACAAGATCGTCACCGACTACACCCAGGCGGGCTATGAGGGCGACACCACCGCCGCCGGCTTCCGCTTCGGCTTCCCGACCTCGGAATATGGCAGCGTCGGCCTGCGCTACACCTATGCCATCAACCGGATCCTGCCGTACGGCAACGCGCCGCAGCAGGTGATCGCGGCGGCGGGCACCACCAAGACCTCGGAAATCTCCTACAGCTTCGTCTACAACACGCTGGACGATCCCATTAAGCCCACCAAGGGCATGGTGTTCTCGCTCTCGCAGGATTTCGCCGGCCTCGGCGGCTCGCTCAAATATCTGCGCAGCCAGAGCTCGATCGCCTTCTATCACCCGATCTTCAACGACTCGCTGGTGGGCTCGCTCAATCTGCAGACCGGCTACATCACCGGTTTCGACGGCCAGAACATTCCGATCCAGGAGCGCTTCTTCAAGGGCGGCGATTCCTTCCGCGGCTTCGCGCAGGCCGGTATCGGCCCGCGCGACATCGCCGTGCCGAGCAATTCGAGCGCGGTCGGCGGCAATTTCTACGCCATCGGCACGGCGCAGCTGAAGCTGCCGTCCTTCCTGCCCGACAGCTATGGCGTGCAGACGGCGCTGTTCAGCGATTTCGGAACGCTCGGCCATCTCGACCTGCCGCTCGGGCCGTGCACGACGACGACCTGCGTGCGGGACAATCTGGCGCTGCGCGCCTCGGCCGGCCTCGCGGTGGCCTGGAAGTCGCCCTTCGGTCCGATCACCATCGATCTGGGCGTGCCTTTCCTCAAGACCAGCTACGACAGAGCGCAGATCATCTACTTCAGTGCAGGAACGGGGTTGTAA
- a CDS encoding M50 family metallopeptidase gives MLSEIQGLLSWSVYGIPAFLFLITVVVFFHELGHFSVARLFNVRIDTFSIGFGRPIVSWKDAKGTQWKISWLPLGGFVKFFGDADGASTPDREAAARMSPEDRAVAFPFKPLWQRALIVVAGPLANFVLAIVILTGLFMFHGRPVMPPAQIVKVEPHSAADVAGLKPGDRVVGLDGDEIRTWDDMVQIVALSAGTRLPITVDRGGHRLTLFATPREVVDKDPFGNRVRVGKLGIQGTAIAHTLVRLGPIQAVGAAFGEIGDIVSVSFRARTQLFRGNTSQLAGPVGILKLSGQVAAVSFIALVHLIALLSVSIGLVNLFPIPLLDGGHLLYYACEGVLGRPLGERAQDVGFRLGLAVVAGIFLLATWNDLLNLF, from the coding sequence ATGTTGAGCGAGATTCAAGGCCTTCTGAGCTGGTCGGTATACGGCATACCGGCGTTCCTGTTCCTCATCACGGTCGTGGTGTTCTTCCACGAGCTCGGCCATTTCTCGGTGGCGCGCCTCTTCAACGTCAGGATCGACACCTTCTCCATCGGCTTCGGCCGCCCGATCGTCTCCTGGAAGGACGCTAAGGGCACGCAGTGGAAGATCTCCTGGCTGCCGCTCGGCGGCTTCGTGAAATTCTTCGGCGACGCCGACGGCGCCAGCACGCCCGACCGCGAAGCGGCGGCGCGCATGAGCCCGGAAGACCGCGCCGTCGCCTTCCCCTTCAAGCCCTTGTGGCAGCGCGCCCTGATCGTCGTCGCCGGTCCGCTGGCGAATTTCGTCCTCGCCATCGTGATCCTCACCGGCCTGTTCATGTTCCACGGCCGGCCGGTGATGCCGCCGGCCCAGATCGTGAAAGTCGAACCGCACAGCGCCGCCGACGTCGCCGGCCTCAAGCCCGGCGACCGCGTCGTCGGGCTCGACGGCGACGAGATCAGGACCTGGGACGACATGGTTCAGATCGTCGCGCTCAGCGCCGGCACGCGCCTGCCCATAACGGTCGACCGCGGCGGCCATCGCCTGACGCTCTTCGCCACGCCGCGCGAGGTCGTCGACAAGGACCCCTTCGGGAACAGGGTGCGCGTCGGCAAGCTCGGCATCCAGGGCACGGCCATCGCGCACACCCTGGTCCGGCTGGGGCCGATCCAGGCGGTCGGCGCCGCGTTCGGCGAAATCGGCGATATCGTCTCGGTCTCGTTCCGCGCCCGCACCCAACTTTTCCGTGGCAACACCAGCCAGCTCGCCGGGCCGGTTGGCATTCTGAAACTATCGGGTCAAGTCGCCGCCGTGAGCTTCATTGCGCTGGTTCATCTCATAGCTCTACTTTCTGTAAGCATCGGCTTGGTAAACCTTTTTCCGATTCCGCTGCTCGACGGGGGCCATCTTCTGTACTATGCATGCGAGGGTGTTTTGGGGCGTCCGCTCGGAGAGCGGGCCCAGGACGTTGGATTTAGGCTCGGGCTGGCTGTCGTGGCGGGAATATTCCTCCTGGCGACCTGGAATGACCTCCTGAATCTTTTCTGA
- the dxr gene encoding 1-deoxy-D-xylulose-5-phosphate reductoisomerase — translation MNALAATRTPFEIESLEPVLARSVTVLGSTGSIGVSTLDVVAHARAVYGADVMPVEAITAQGRVDDLIKQARAINPRIAVIGDEKLYGALKDGLAGTGIEAAAGRGAVIEAAARPSSTVMVAIMGAAALEPALAAVARSATVALANKECIVAAGGVFHRALANSTASVIPVDSEHNAVFQVLNGEGAREVEKVTLTASGGPFRDWTLEQMAVCTVEQAVAHPNWSMGAKISVDSATLMNKGLELIEAHFLFALAPEKLDVLVHPQSIVHCLVSYEDGSTLAHLSAPDMRTPIAHALAWPRRIASPSRRLDLAAVGRLDFRKPDHDRFRCLGLAMEAMRVGALAPTILNAANEIAVDAFLNRRIGFLDIPRVVEETLAQSPEANAPCDTLDAVLSADARARELAAQICRRVVN, via the coding sequence TTGAACGCGCTGGCCGCAACCCGCACGCCCTTCGAGATCGAATCGCTGGAGCCGGTGCTGGCGCGCAGCGTCACCGTCCTCGGCTCGACCGGATCGATCGGCGTCTCGACGCTCGACGTCGTCGCCCATGCCCGCGCCGTCTATGGCGCCGACGTCATGCCGGTGGAGGCCATCACCGCGCAGGGCAGGGTGGACGACCTCATCAAGCAGGCCCGCGCGATCAACCCCAGGATCGCGGTGATCGGCGACGAAAAGCTCTATGGCGCGCTCAAGGACGGCCTCGCCGGCACCGGCATCGAGGCCGCGGCCGGCCGCGGCGCCGTGATCGAGGCCGCGGCGCGTCCCTCATCCACCGTGATGGTCGCGATCATGGGCGCGGCGGCGCTCGAGCCGGCGCTGGCCGCGGTCGCGCGCAGCGCCACCGTGGCGCTCGCCAATAAGGAGTGCATCGTCGCCGCCGGCGGCGTGTTCCACCGCGCCCTCGCCAATTCAACGGCTTCGGTGATCCCGGTCGATTCCGAGCACAATGCCGTCTTCCAGGTCCTGAACGGCGAAGGCGCCCGCGAGGTCGAGAAGGTCACGCTCACCGCCTCGGGCGGTCCGTTCCGCGACTGGACGCTGGAGCAGATGGCGGTCTGCACCGTCGAGCAGGCGGTGGCCCATCCCAACTGGTCGATGGGCGCCAAGATCTCGGTCGACAGCGCCACGCTGATGAACAAGGGCCTCGAACTGATCGAGGCGCATTTCCTCTTCGCGCTTGCCCCCGAGAAGCTGGACGTGCTGGTGCATCCGCAGTCCATCGTGCATTGCCTGGTCTCCTACGAAGATGGCTCGACCCTGGCGCATCTCTCCGCTCCCGACATGCGCACGCCGATCGCGCACGCGCTGGCCTGGCCCCGGCGCATCGCCTCGCCGTCGCGCCGGCTCGATCTCGCCGCCGTGGGCCGGCTCGACTTCCGCAAGCCCGATCACGACCGCTTCCGCTGCCTCGGCCTCGCCATGGAGGCGATGCGGGTCGGCGCGCTGGCGCCCACCATCCTGAACGCGGCGAACGAGATCGCGGTCGACGCCTTTTTGAACCGCCGCATCGGCTTCCTCGACATTCCGCGGGTCGTCGAAGAAACGCTCGCGCAATCGCCGGAGGCGAACGCGCCCTGCGACACGCTGGACGCCGTGCTGTCCGCCGACGCGCGGGCCCGCGAGCTTGCCGCGCAAATCTGCCGCCGTGTCGTGAACTGA
- a CDS encoding phosphatidate cytidylyltransferase, with translation MTRSGHISAPASPAPGYRAVRFNLDWITRPLFGIALAAVVTAAIFGGAPYIAALAALAGVAAAREWHRMVGERVFGTAFYLSSATIVAALAAEAVWPRTDAGWAILAGGALATALYAAFVKLLPAWHGFGPLYIGIAPLALMMLLGVPHGAFIVTGVFLAVWATDTSALIVGNLVGGPRLWPSLSPNKTWSGTLGAVAVAAVVEAIYVAVLGGNAVEGGLYGAAIGVLSHCGDLFESWVKRVFQRKDSGGIIPGHGGMLDRIDSTLLTAPVVAAFILLAGLNPMFGAHP, from the coding sequence GTGACGCGCTCGGGCCACATCTCGGCTCCGGCGAGCCCCGCGCCGGGTTACCGCGCGGTTCGCTTCAATCTCGACTGGATCACCCGGCCGCTGTTCGGCATCGCGCTTGCCGCCGTCGTCACCGCCGCGATTTTCGGCGGCGCGCCCTATATCGCGGCTCTCGCGGCATTGGCCGGCGTCGCCGCCGCCCGCGAATGGCATCGCATGGTCGGCGAGCGGGTCTTCGGCACGGCCTTCTACCTTTCATCCGCGACCATCGTCGCGGCCTTGGCGGCAGAGGCGGTCTGGCCGCGCACCGACGCCGGCTGGGCGATCCTGGCGGGCGGCGCGCTGGCGACGGCGCTCTATGCCGCCTTCGTCAAGCTCCTGCCGGCCTGGCACGGCTTTGGTCCGCTTTATATCGGCATCGCGCCGCTGGCGCTCATGATGCTGCTTGGCGTCCCGCACGGCGCCTTCATCGTGACCGGCGTGTTCCTCGCCGTCTGGGCGACGGATACCAGCGCGCTGATCGTCGGCAATCTGGTGGGCGGTCCCAGGCTCTGGCCGTCGCTGTCGCCGAACAAGACCTGGTCGGGCACGCTGGGCGCGGTCGCGGTCGCCGCCGTGGTCGAGGCGATCTATGTCGCCGTTCTCGGCGGCAACGCCGTCGAGGGCGGGCTCTACGGCGCCGCCATCGGGGTCCTGTCCCATTGCGGCGACCTCTTCGAATCCTGGGTCAAGCGCGTGTTCCAGCGCAAGGATTCGGGCGGCATCATTCCGGGTCATGGCGGTATGCTGGACCGCATCGACTCGACTCTGCTGACGGCGCCGGTCGTCGCGGCGTTCATCCTTCTGGCCGGACTCAACCCGATGTTTGGAGCCCACCCTTGA
- the uppS gene encoding polyprenyl diphosphate synthase: MALAPKTPTVLPRHVAIIMDRNGRWARKRLLPREAGHVAGVGAVRAVVRAASDVKLEYLTLFAFSSENWKRPRPEVNALMALFRGYFRSDLDELHARNVRVRFIGSRERIAGDIRKMIEEAENRTVANTGLNLTFAFDYGGQEEIANAARELARAAKEGRLDPETITPELFATRLFTGGLPETDLLIRTGGEHRLSNFLLWQSSYAELLFVDTLWPDFGREDLMKALDQYAQRERQFGGISEAVA, encoded by the coding sequence ATGGCGCTTGCGCCAAAGACGCCGACAGTCCTTCCCCGCCACGTCGCGATCATCATGGACCGCAACGGGCGCTGGGCGCGCAAGCGGTTGCTGCCCCGCGAGGCCGGCCATGTCGCCGGCGTCGGCGCCGTGCGCGCGGTGGTGCGCGCCGCGTCCGACGTCAAGCTCGAATACCTCACGCTCTTCGCCTTCTCGTCGGAGAACTGGAAACGTCCGCGGCCCGAAGTGAACGCGCTGATGGCGCTGTTCCGCGGCTATTTCCGCAGCGACCTCGACGAGCTTCATGCCCGCAACGTCCGCGTCCGCTTCATCGGCAGCCGCGAGCGCATCGCCGGCGACATCCGCAAGATGATCGAGGAGGCCGAGAACCGCACCGTGGCCAACACCGGCCTCAACCTGACCTTCGCCTTCGACTATGGCGGGCAGGAAGAGATCGCCAATGCCGCCCGCGAGCTCGCGCGGGCCGCCAAGGAAGGCCGCCTGGATCCGGAGACCATTACGCCAGAGCTGTTCGCCACGCGCCTCTTCACCGGCGGCCTGCCGGAGACCGACCTGCTGATCCGCACCGGCGGCGAGCATCGCTTGAGCAATTTCCTGCTCTGGCAGTCGTCCTATGCCGAGCTTCTGTTCGTCGACACGCTGTGGCCGGATTTCGGCCGCGAGGACCTGATGAAGGCGCTCGACCAGTACGCGCAGCGCGAGCGCCAGTTCGGCGGCATCTCGGAAGCGGTCGCGTGA